From Chryseobacterium sp. H1D6B, a single genomic window includes:
- a CDS encoding acyl-CoA dehydrogenase family protein: MSDTFSKIRNAIGLFRSIDFDQLSAISQKVDLPKLMQNFSKLDDKQLNGMMKMLDPNKKKKELPPIDGDFYDIYHTLTPEQREIQLKVRAFMEKEVKPLVNHYWLRDEFPFELIPKFQKLNICGVTYEGYGCPGMPFLMEGVIAMEMARIDASIATFFGVQSGLAMGSIYICGSEEQKQKWLPQMQKFEKIGAFGLTEPEVGSGAAGGLTVTCQNTPEGWILNGQKKWIGNATFADLVIIWARDVDSGEVKGFIVEKDNPGFSVEKIKGKMALRIVQNGLITLKDCLITEENRLQHANSFKDTGKVLRMTRAGVAWMATGCARGAYESALDYTRKREQFGKPIASFQMIQGHLVEMLSNLTAMQTMVFRLSEMQDEGILKDEHASLAKVFCTLRTRDIVSRAREVLGGNGILLEYDVARFVADSEAIYSYEGTKEINSLIVGRSITGFSAFV; this comes from the coding sequence ATGTCTGATACTTTTTCCAAAATAAGAAACGCGATAGGATTATTTAGATCAATAGACTTTGATCAGTTAAGTGCGATCTCTCAAAAAGTAGATCTTCCAAAGCTGATGCAGAATTTTTCGAAGCTGGATGATAAACAGTTAAACGGAATGATGAAAATGCTTGATCCCAATAAGAAAAAGAAAGAACTGCCGCCCATTGACGGCGATTTTTACGATATCTATCACACCTTAACTCCTGAACAGAGAGAAATTCAGTTGAAAGTAAGAGCTTTCATGGAAAAAGAAGTAAAGCCTTTAGTCAATCATTATTGGTTAAGAGACGAATTTCCTTTTGAACTTATTCCTAAATTCCAAAAATTAAATATCTGCGGGGTAACCTATGAAGGATATGGATGTCCAGGAATGCCGTTTTTAATGGAAGGGGTTATTGCTATGGAAATGGCGAGAATAGATGCTTCTATTGCTACTTTCTTCGGAGTACAGTCTGGCCTGGCAATGGGTTCTATCTACATCTGCGGATCAGAAGAACAAAAACAGAAATGGCTTCCCCAAATGCAGAAATTTGAAAAAATCGGGGCATTCGGTCTGACAGAGCCAGAGGTTGGTTCCGGAGCAGCGGGCGGATTAACAGTGACCTGTCAGAATACTCCAGAAGGATGGATTCTCAATGGACAGAAAAAATGGATCGGGAATGCAACATTTGCAGATCTGGTTATTATCTGGGCAAGAGATGTAGACAGCGGGGAAGTCAAAGGTTTTATTGTTGAAAAAGACAATCCTGGTTTTTCAGTAGAAAAAATTAAAGGTAAAATGGCACTCCGTATCGTTCAAAATGGATTAATCACTTTAAAAGACTGTCTTATCACCGAAGAGAACAGACTGCAGCATGCCAATTCATTTAAAGATACCGGAAAAGTTTTAAGAATGACGAGAGCCGGTGTTGCATGGATGGCAACTGGATGCGCGCGAGGTGCGTATGAAAGTGCTTTAGACTATACGAGAAAAAGAGAGCAGTTTGGAAAGCCTATTGCTTCCTTTCAGATGATTCAGGGGCATTTAGTAGAAATGCTTTCCAATCTTACGGCTATGCAGACCATGGTTTTTAGGCTTTCAGAAATGCAGGATGAAGGGATTTTAAAAGATGAACATGCTTCATTAGCTAAAGTGTTCTGTACTTTAAGAACCCGTGATATTGTTTCCAGAGCTAGAGAAGTGCTGGGCGGAAACGGAATTTTATTAGAATATGATGTAGCAAGGTTCGTTGCGGATTCAGAAGCTATTTATTCTTACGAAGGAACCAAAGAGATTAATTCACTTATCGTTGGAAGATCAATCACCGGATTCAGCGCATTTGTATAA
- a CDS encoding DUF4349 domain-containing protein — MKTSYIKLSLLSVLLLGIYSCKKGEAVSDHEYPEATADSAAVIVSDSISSVATMKVKDKQFIKTADVNMEVKDVYETTISIEKAVQDLGGFVAKSDLQSNVISEHTYDTSSENAMLVKKYQTENTMQVRIPTERLGELLTIINDKKLFLNSRVINAEDVTSGIKYAALEGKRIKKTGENISQLKTNKDKVNMSNDNMSEDNQQQLANMNVTDNIKYSTIDIYIKEPKLRIAEIAVTNINTIDNKYKFDFIYASKNAFVEGFYLIQRIFVGLIVIWPVLLIAGAGIYFMRKRKSLKKSHQSPARQQ; from the coding sequence ATGAAAACCTCTTACATTAAACTATCCCTGCTGTCAGTACTTCTATTAGGTATTTATTCTTGTAAAAAAGGAGAAGCAGTTTCTGATCACGAATATCCTGAGGCAACAGCTGATTCAGCTGCCGTTATTGTTTCAGATAGCATTTCCTCTGTGGCAACAATGAAAGTGAAAGATAAACAGTTTATCAAAACAGCAGATGTGAATATGGAAGTAAAAGATGTGTACGAAACGACAATTTCTATTGAAAAAGCCGTTCAGGATCTGGGCGGATTTGTTGCCAAAAGCGATCTGCAGAGCAATGTGATTTCTGAACACACTTATGATACTTCCAGTGAAAACGCCATGCTGGTAAAAAAATATCAGACCGAAAACACCATGCAGGTACGAATTCCTACAGAAAGACTGGGAGAACTGCTCACGATCATTAATGATAAAAAACTGTTCTTGAATTCCAGAGTCATTAATGCCGAAGACGTTACTTCAGGTATTAAATATGCAGCACTGGAAGGGAAAAGAATAAAAAAAACAGGGGAGAACATTTCCCAGCTCAAGACCAACAAAGACAAGGTAAATATGAGCAATGATAATATGTCTGAAGACAACCAGCAGCAACTAGCTAATATGAATGTAACAGATAATATAAAATACAGCACCATCGACATCTATATTAAAGAACCAAAACTCCGAATCGCAGAAATTGCAGTTACCAATATCAATACTATTGATAATAAGTACAAATTCGATTTTATATATGCTTCAAAAAATGCTTTTGTTGAAGGATTCTATCTAATCCAGAGAATTTTTGTGGGATTAATTGTAATCTGGCCGGTTTTACTAATTGCCGGAGCTGGTATCTATTTTATGAGAAAAAGAAAATCATTAAAAAAATCCCATCAATCTCCGGCAAGACAGCAATAA